The nucleotide sequence ttcgatatttaggatcaatgctacagagagacagggatattgatgaagatgttagccatagaatcaaagcagggtggatgaagtggcggcaagcatctggtgtcctatgtgacaaaagggtaccacagaagctaaaaggtaagttttataggacggcgattagacctgctatgttgtatggtgcagaatgttggcctacgaaaagacgatatGTTCAACAGTTAAGTgtcgcagaaatgcgtatgttgcgttggatttgcggtcatacaagaatggatcgagttcggaacgatgatatacgtgatagattaggggtagcaccaattgaagaaaagcttgtccaacaccggttgagatggtttggacatgtgcaacggagacctccagaggcaccggtgcgtagtggaatcctaagttaggatagtaatgtgaagagaggtagaggaagaccgaagttgacttgggtagaggcaataaaaggagacttgaaaggatggaatatacccaaagaattagccttagataggagtgcttgaaagacagctattcacgtgcctgaaccttgattgcttctgctgggtttcaactctagcctaccccaacttgtttgggacttaaaggctttgttgttgttgttgtattccaGGATTTAACGACTCTATGGTTGTCTCCATCGACAACGAGacgtctgtggtgacttcgtgaatctcaagATCTACCGGCTCAATCCTTCAaagatgctcataggggtagaGTTTACGTACGTGAGTTTAGATATGGGGAATGGGTACAAAGTGGCATCTTTAGTTCAAATTCTCAACTTGgcacgggtgctcgtatttttttctggatttattccaAGATTTAACGACGCTATGCTTGTCCCAGTCGACACGCCTATGGTAATCCGCCGGCTCCATCCTTCAGAGATGCTCATAGAGATAGGATTTACATACGTGTGCTTATAGGAATGAGCGTACCTATATAATATGGACGTCTACGTACAGTGTAATTATAAAAAAACGCCACCTGCTGAGATTATAATAAGTTTGTAATTCCTAAAGGTCATGGAAAGGACGAGGGAGAAGCCGAAACCTCCAGCGACAGATTTCGAGGACATCAATCATCGACAAGTGCTGGCCGATAAACATGGTAGCGTACTACTAGGCCCATAGCGGCGTAGCGTCCAGCACGCACCAGATTCTCCCGCAGGGTGCAGGAGGTACGTCGCCCCGTCGCGATTCCTATTCTCGCTTCGTCTGTCTCGTGGCCGTGGGCTCGTGACCCGCCCGACCAGGCATTCTGTGAGCCTAACATCATACAGCTACACCCGCGGGGCGGGTGGCGTTGTTTGAAGTACTGAAGACGATGAACAGGAAATTCAGCAGACATAATTAGCTCCAAAAAGAAAAACGTAGACACGATGGAATAGGTCCAGCAAACAAGACATGATGGAATAGGTCCAACAGTCTCAAAACCTTCAGCATGCCACGTTGGAATTCTGCTAAATTTAAACGGCTATAATCGCAGTCGCAATTCACGATTTCACCTAGCATTTATGTCCCAGGCTTCAGTTCACCTAAATACCTAATCTCGTATTAGACATGTAGTACACCTAGAGTTATACTCTACTCCATGAAAGAGATTACTCTCAGACCAATGATCAAATCGCTTGAAGCCTCCATACGCAAAGCAACTAGTAAGCATCGTCAGATGAAGAGATTGTTCGCAGACACATTTTCTAATTCAGATGACTGACACAGAAATGTGAAAGCAGTCACAAAATTTGGTTTATTAAGATGTCACAATCCGGCTGTTTCGAAAATTATTCGAGCTCAAactcatcaacaacaagccttcataAACTACCGAATTCAAAACTGGTAGAACTCTCCAAAAACTACAAAAGAATAACCTGTGTGGTACCAGGGTCACTGTTTCTAACCTTGATAATAGCCACCATGGGAAAATGGCACCTAGTGAATCAGAGTGTTTGGCCAGTGGACGATGAAGTCATGATGTTCAGTGTCTCCGTCACAGAAGACATGGCACTCAGCGCCACTTTGAGAACATCCTGCGAGCACCCAGGCTTCACAATGCTCTTCACCTGCACCACATAACAAAAAGAATTTAGACATGGCAAAGGCAAAACTTGTTGTCAATTGAGGCTTCCTGTGAGTTAAAAAGCAAAAATATGCTGAGGGCATCAAAACTACCTTCTCCAAGTATTCCTGCAATTTCTTTATCCTGCCCATATAGTCTTGATCCTCAACGCACAATGAAATAGGCTTTGAATCAGCACCTGGTCCTTCAAACTGGAGCGGGCCTGGGTTTCTGTAGACATCTTCCAACAAAAAGCTGGAAGAATTCTGTCTCAACACCCTGCAAAGATACAAGTGTTATTGAGGTCAGAGGCCATATGTACAAGATACTTCCAGATAAGAAGCTAAGGCGGGTGCCCAGAGACCAAGAGTAACTTCTTAACAACATGGCTCGTGTAGCAACTGATGAAAATATAACAAAAGGCAATTCTTAAACTTACTCGTATGTTTTTCCTTTCAAGTCAACGCTGGCCATGTGAACTGCGGGCTTTCCAATTTGGGTGGCTGAAGGGCCACGCGACCATCGCTTCACAGTCATCATAGACTGCAGGGATACAGACATGGGTTAGACGCTACTTTCATACTTATCCTAAATTATTAGGCATACCAACACAAATCTCACCGAAATAGGAGCCGCACCACACCGCCACTTGTTCACTGGACTCTTAAGATTTGTAACTGTAGCCATGTAACCGTTCAAACCGGCAGCTATGATGTGGTAGCACACATGCCCCAAAACCTGAAACCAACAATCACATGTTAAACCAACAGCAAGCAATGTGCTTTATTAAATGAGCTGGGGAGGGACTTGCATAGGCATAATCGCAGTCAAATTTTGAAGGCAGCGCTCCCCTAGCTTGGTAGCCAAAGAAGTGACAAATTGCATTAAACTTCTTTCCTTTGTAAGTGCCCTCCTCCTGCAAAAAATGGCCAAGAACATTATGAACTGATGCACTGATAAAACACTATTTGCTTGCTACACGAGCAGATATGCACATATGCCTCTCAGTTAAACTGGAAGTTACTACAGAGTCCAAAGATAGCGTACCAAACGTCTGTTCATCTCAGTCTCAACTAACTGAGCTAGAAGCTTTTCGGTCTCAATCTGCACAAGTGCACAGAAAAACAACTCGAGGTCAACCAGAAGTAACGATTTAAAACAGATTTGACAGTTTACATAGTCCATGTTCTACTGTACCTGAGAAAGTTGAGCTGAATCATCAGATTCGGGATGGAGAAGTAGCTGCATCAGAGAGAGAAAGATGTTGAAGCAACTAAATTCTGATGTGAACTATAGACATCCTAGAATTATCAAATGAAAACAATACCTACCTGCTTCCTGATAAAAGGGGGCAAAAACTCAAAGAGTGCAGATGCCCAAGGTGAAAGCTGAGAAGATATATTCTCAACAGAAACACCTTGGCCGTGGAGACCATGGATTTCCTATAAACAAATAGCTCCAGTCAGTAAAATTGTAAATGGGTAGTCATAAGACGTGTAAACGTACCTGAAGAAGAGCATATAGTTCAGGAATACTCTCCACAAGGCCCTCAGGAATAAGAATAACCCCATGGTTCTTGTCTGTGAAAGGTACAGGGAACATCAATAAATTGTCATTATCATTATAAAGATAAAATAAAACATGAACATATCAGCGTCTCAAATACAACAGAGATGTAGACCAACCTTTTTCAGCCCTTGCCTGAACCGCATCACAAATCTGCTTCGTAATATCAAAAATTGTAAGTTTGGAAGCAGCCACCTCCTCTCCTAGGATGACCTGAGCATATGATACAAGTTCAAAAGAGTGTAAGCAAAAAAATTGTGACAGGCCACAGGCAAGTGCGGAAAAAAACATACCATGTTCGGATGTGATTGAAGAGCACATTCCAATGCCACATGAGAAGCCTTGCGTCCCATCAGGCGAATAAAGTAGTAATACTATCATTTAGAATGCAGACAAGGCAGATCAGAAATTGGATCCAGTAATTCAAATTAAAGGGCGTCCCCAGTGTAgcgagctcccgctctgtgcggggtctggggaagggtgttagtggcaagccttaccctcgcctgtgcaatgcgaggagaccgcgactcgaacccgggaccttccggtcacagacagtaagactctaccgcttgcactaggcccgcccttcagTAATTCAAATTCATaaggaaaaaaaaacttttaTAGGATCTTCAGTAAAACTTCTGCTCAGCTAGCATTGCATCCTACACCCATGTCCCCACATATGGGATCTGATATGTAGGCTCCATCGTTAAAACCAAGGATGAATGACCCAGTGACTACCCTAGACTTTTAAAGGTTCATTCTGTATCGAGACTTAACAACGTTAATCAGAAATTCATCTGTTTCCTTTTCATTTGAACCTGAATAATTATCATGGCGAACTAATTTAGTGCAGGGATTGCCTCGAAACATTTAGCAAGACGATGTGACATTGGTAAGTTTTGGCAGTTCATCCAATAATATATGATAATGAGCAACGTGCAAGACAGGAGCCTGCAATGCTATCAATCATGTGTTATACGTACCTTCTCAGCAGATAGAGCATCAGTGCACATATTGCTGATAAGCTGTGCGTTCACCTGATAGAACAACAAATAGGATAAAGGGGACCATTACAAACTAGTAAATAGTAACAGAACATAAAACACTACATGATAAATACATGCTAAATATGGCAGTAAACTGCAACTGTGACAGACACAGTATAGCATCACATCAAAGTCGGGTGGGTAACATGAAACATTAATGGTGAAAACAACTGTACAAAACACATAATAAACAATATATAAAAAGTAAAGTTCATGGCCAGTCCTTGAACTTGTTGGGGTGTGTCATCCCGGTACCTGAACTCAGAAAGTGTGTTACTTCGGTCCTTAAACTCTGTTTGGATCTCATGTCCGTCCAAACGGGTCTagaggcccacatgtcagctctATCTCTCATCTGGTCATCTCTCACCTCCGTTGTGGGTTGTGGCCATGCTCAGCTCCTCTACACGCCGCTGCTCAGCCCGTGCTCGCCTGTGGTGTGCGTGTCATGCGGCGTAGACAGACTTGACCACCGTGGCTACTGCTACTGGCCGGCTCGCTAGCACTAGTCTCCGGCGATGCGACCTAACCCGTTGCCGTCGCCTCAACACATCAACGTGAAGTGTCTCGCACGGCCACGCCGAAGCAAAGTAGCATGACTGCACCGGCTACCAACAAATACCTCTTGCACAGGCCAAGCCATAGATGTGCCAAGAACAGAATCGGTGTGCGCGTGCACGCGCTGACGCGCACGAGCGGCGGCCATGGCGTTATGTCGAGGAATCTGCTCCAGCTCACCAAGGCCAATCACCTCGTTGTGTTTCTCTGCACCAGCGGCAAGAACGCCAGGCCACGGATCGGAAGCAACACCGGTCGTCCCTGGTGCCGGCGCCGCAGCAGGAGCAGGACGACGACGGTGGCTGCGTGGCCGTGGTGGCTGCTAGCCCGCACGCCTGCGCCTGCCCAGCAGCTTctgtggcggcggcgacgcgCCGCGCGGCCACGCGAGTGCTCGCTCACGTGCCTGCATGGCGGCAGCGACGGCTCGCCCCGTCACCCACGTGCCTACGCGGCCGCGGCAATGGCCTGCCGGCGCTTGCTCAGCAGCCGTGGCAGTGACGCGCCCACGCGGCCAGGAAGCAGCGGTATCAGGATGGGATGAGAGGAAGACgacttttttttcaaaacaatcctcATAAAAGTTCATAAATATTTGTGTAATTTTTGTGTCTGGACGATTTTGTATATAACCCCGCTAATCTAATATTTCAAGCAATCAAGTCTTTTTTCGGTACGCGGGCACAAATCCATACCCGTTTGGATAAATATGAGACCCAAACAGAGTTTAAGGACCGGAATGACCCACTTTCTGAGTTCGGGGACCGGGACCCTACAAGTTCGAGGACCGGCCATGAACTATACTCATATATAAACTATAGAGAAAATGGAGCACCATAAAACAGTAACTACAAAGCATGTGTTGGGTCCAAGCATAGTGATGTCAATTCAGAAGCTCCTACCTTGCATATGGTGTCAAAGCCAACAGTAGTCTCAACAAACTGGTTCTTAAGGTCCCCATTCAAAGTTACAGGAACACCTACAACCTGTTCAATAGATGGGATCAGATCATCCACAGACAAGGAAATGTGATCACTAAAACTTGACAGAAAGGAACAAGAAAAGGTGATGATATATATTCAAAAAACTTCAATGTACCTTCGTTGCACACTTTGCCTCAGCAAAAGTCTCAGCAAGCTGAGCAGCATCAGTGTTGGAAGTGACACCTTCATAAGATGAAAATCAAAATTTTAATGAAGCAAATGTACACTGTACCGAAATCTTAGTAGATTAAAAATACCTCCAATGATAACCAGAGCATCCAACTTCAAAGCCTGGCAACTAGCCATTGCACCATTGACCTGCTCGGTCGTCCTAATCTGATCCTTTGTCCGACCAAGCATGTCATATCCACCTTGATTTTTATATGAAGTAAGAACTTCATCAGTGATCTCCAATGTTCTCTGCGCTAGTAGACCATCTGATCCACCTGTTTCAACATAAGACGAATATGTTAGAAAACATCAAAAGAATTGCAGTTTGTGTTAAGCATGCATCTAAATGTCAGCTCTGGCAAGCAAGAGGAAGCAAGGGCCAGACAAACAAAGGTCCAAGGAACTCAGGGGCCAGGACATAAGGTGTCTCCCAAAATTTTGGTGTGTCTATATGCATATTAGTAATGTCGTCAATTTTGGATTGCAAACCTAAGAAATTCCTGCATATGCTGCTAGTTTGGATAAAATGAACTCATGAAAGTTGGGTCGAAGATTTTCAAAATGACATTTACATTTTTTTTATTGCCGACATTTACATTTATGACTAAACGCAAAATGATACATCAATTCTGTGTGGTTGATTATCTGCTAATATAATTCCAACAAACGAACAAAGTTATTAGCGTGAGCCAAAACAACAGCAGTTACTAGAAAAATTCAGCGACAACCAAATGCACTACGTTTTTTTTTTTGTAGGATTGAAACACCTGCTAATCAGCAGAACCGAATTGGGATTAACAAGTGAAGACAATGTAGATGATATGATGCTCCAAGGTGATTATTGAAAAGTATCAATTTACTCACCGAGAAAACCAATGAGTTTGCTGTTTTGGTTGTGGGCCTTGATAGCCTCATAGAGTCCCCAAACAACATTGTGGCCTCCTGGGGATTGCCTGCCACAGAAGACAATGCCAACCCTGCGCTTGGAACAAAAGGGGTTAGATTTACATCTTTGAGAGATGATTTTGCGAGGCAAAAGATTTTTCATGTACAGGAACATGAAAGATGTACCTGACTGCGAGGTGTTCAGATATGACCTTAGCATCAGGAACAACAGCCGTCTTCCTGAGGAAGTGTGCAAGGGGCTGCCCATAGGTGTGAGGGAAC is from Miscanthus floridulus cultivar M001 chromosome 7, ASM1932011v1, whole genome shotgun sequence and encodes:
- the LOC136464328 gene encoding pyrophosphate--fructose 6-phosphate 1-phosphotransferase subunit alpha-like, whose translation is MDSDYGVPRELSEVQKKRALYQPELPPCLQGTTVRVEYGDAAIAADPAGAHVISHAFPHTYGQPLAHFLRKTAVVPDAKVISEHLAVRVGIVFCGRQSPGGHNVVWGLYEAIKAHNQNSKLIGFLGGSDGLLAQRTLEITDEVLTSYKNQGGYDMLGRTKDQIRTTEQVNGAMASCQALKLDALVIIGGVTSNTDAAQLAETFAEAKCATKVVGVPVTLNGDLKNQFVETTVGFDTICKVNAQLISNMCTDALSAEKYYYFIRLMGRKASHVALECALQSHPNMVILGEEVAASKLTIFDITKQICDAVQARAEKDKNHGVILIPEGLVESIPELYALLQEIHGLHGQGVSVENISSQLSPWASALFEFLPPFIRKQLLLHPESDDSAQLSQIETEKLLAQLVETEMNRRLEEGTYKGKKFNAICHFFGYQARGALPSKFDCDYAYVLGHVCYHIIAAGLNGYMATVTNLKSPVNKWRCGAAPISSMMTVKRWSRGPSATQIGKPAVHMASVDLKGKTYEVLRQNSSSFLLEDVYRNPGPLQFEGPGADSKPISLCVEDQDYMGRIKKLQEYLEKVKSIVKPGCSQDVLKVALSAMSSVTETLNIMTSSSTGQTL